From Triticum aestivum cultivar Chinese Spring chromosome 4A, IWGSC CS RefSeq v2.1, whole genome shotgun sequence, a single genomic window includes:
- the LOC123086374 gene encoding heterogeneous nuclear ribonucleoprotein Q isoform X1 encodes MPRRTEDAEPAQPKECLEFDDNEEEEVEEEEIEYEEIEEEVEEEVEEDEDISEEVEEVEEEEDPEEREVLDETDASHDSDSKSEGVPLPQQDGTKDGSDKEKHAELLALPPHGSEVYFGGISSDASSDDLKKLCELVGEVVEVRIMLSNKDSRGYAFVTFRTNDLALKAIEKLNKATFKGKKLRVSSSQAKNKLFVGNIPHSWSFDDFKKAVEEVGPGVLKVDLIKDPRTDRNRGYGFVEYYNNACAEYSRQKMTAPNFKLDTNAPTVSWADPKNGDSASTGSTSQVKSVYVKNLPKNVTQGQLKKLFERHGEIIKIVLPPSKDGHDNRYGFVHFKDRHMAMKAVKSTEKYELDGELSSCVGMLYYVLFVLFGAFKVTNISLTGQLLDCSLAKPPADKKDDAVSLPTAKGGPLLHAPLGYGMPRPDPYGAPPAYGAPPAYGAPPAYGGQPLLYAPGAPPGAAMVPMLLPDGRLVYVVQQPGAQQHFASPPPQVRQHQHFTSPPPQARQIGRHGGSGGGGGSGGSSRSGSGTKRPRGEDNNSSSRNRQRRY; translated from the exons ATGCCTAGACGGACAGAAGATGCTGAACCAGCTCAACCAAAGGAATGCTTGGAGTTTGATGATAATGAAGAGGAGGAGGTAGAAGAGGAAGAAATTGAGTATGAAGAAATTgaggaggaggtagaggaggaggtggaggaggacgaggatATTTCAGAGGAAGTagaggaggtagaggaggaggaaGACCCTGAAGAAAGAGAAGTTCTTGATGAAACTGATGCTAGTCATGACAGTGACAGTAAATCGGAAGGTGTTCCTCTTCCTCAGCAGGATGGTACCAAAGATGGGAGCGATAAAGAGAAGCATGCCGAACTTCTTGCTCTTCCTCCTCATGGATCTGAAGTATATTTTGGGGGCATCTCCAGCGATGCATCTTCTGACGATCTCAAGAAACTATGTGAGCTAGTTGGCGAAGTTGTGGAA GTTAGAATAATGCTGAGCAACAAGGATAGCAGGGGATATGCTTTTGTTACTTTCAGAACTAATGACCTGGCTTTGAAGGCCATCGAGAAATTGAACAAGGCAACTTTCAAG GGAAAGAAGCTAAGAGTTTCTTCCTCCCAGGCTAAGAACAAGCTATTTGTTGGAAATATACCTCACAGTTGGTCATTTGATGATTTTAAAAAAGCAGTGGAAGAAGTTGGTCCTGGAGTATTAAAAGTTGATCTGATTAAG GATCCACGTACAGATCGCAATCGGGGTTATGGTTTCGTTGAATACTATAATAATGCATGCGCTGAGTATTCAAGGCAGAAGATGACTGCACCAAATTTCAAATTAGATACAAATGCTCCTACTGTCAGCTGGGCAGATCCCAAGAATGGCGATTCTGCCTCTACAGGCTCTACTTCACAG GTCAAATCTGTATATGTCAAAAACCTGCCCAAGAATGTTACTCAAGGACAGCTGAAAAAGCTGTTTGAGCGCCATGGTGAAATCATAAAAATTGTTCTCCCCCCTTCAAAAGATGGTCATGATAATAGGTATGGTTTTGTTCACTTTAAAGACCGCCACATGGCCATGAAGGCTGTGAAGAGCACAGAGAAATATGAGCTTGACGGTGAGCTTTCTTCTTGTGTTGGAATGCTGTACTATGTCTTGTTTGTTCTGTTTGGTGCATTTAAGGTAACAAATATTTCTTTAACAGGTCAGCTCCTGGACTGCTCACTCGCAAAACCTCCTGCTGATAAAAAAGACGATGCAGTATCATTGCCTACTGCCAAAGGAGGTCCGTTGCTCCATGCTCCACTTGGATATGGTATGCCGCGGCCAGATCCTTATGGTGCGCCTCCTGCTTATGGTGCCCCTCCTGCTTATGGTGCACCTCCTGCTTATGGTGGACAG CCTCTGCTCTATGCTCCAGGAGCTCCTCCAGGTGCAGCAATGGTTCCAATGCTTCTACCGGATGGCCGTCTTGTATATGTTGT GCAACAGCCTGGAGCGCAGCAACATTTCGCTTCCCCTCCGCCCCAGGTGCGGCAACATCAGCATTTCACATCTCCTCCGCCACAGGCACGGCAAATTGGACGTCATGGTGGCAGCggtggcggtggaggcagtggtggATCAAGTAGGTCCGGGTCGGGTACAAAGCGCCCGAGGGGAGAAGACAACAACAGCAGCAGTCGCAACCGACAACGCCGGTATTGA
- the LOC123086374 gene encoding heterogeneous nuclear ribonucleoprotein Q isoform X2 — translation MPRRTEDAEPAQPKECLEFDDNEEEEVEEEEIEYEEIEEEVEEEVEEDEDISEEVEEVEEEEDPEEREVLDETDASHDSDSKSEGVPLPQQDGTKDGSDKEKHAELLALPPHGSEVYFGGISSDASSDDLKKLCELVGEVVEVRIMLSNKDSRGYAFVTFRTNDLALKAIEKLNKATFKGKKLRVSSSQAKNKLFVGNIPHSWSFDDFKKAVEEVGPGVLKVDLIKDPRTDRNRGYGFVEYYNNACAEYSRQKMTAPNFKLDTNAPTVSWADPKNGDSASTGSTSQVKSVYVKNLPKNVTQGQLKKLFERHGEIIKIVLPPSKDGHDNRYGFVHFKDRHMAMKAVKSTEKYELDGQLLDCSLAKPPADKKDDAVSLPTAKGGPLLHAPLGYGMPRPDPYGAPPAYGAPPAYGAPPAYGGQPLLYAPGAPPGAAMVPMLLPDGRLVYVVQQPGAQQHFASPPPQVRQHQHFTSPPPQARQIGRHGGSGGGGGSGGSSRSGSGTKRPRGEDNNSSSRNRQRRY, via the exons ATGCCTAGACGGACAGAAGATGCTGAACCAGCTCAACCAAAGGAATGCTTGGAGTTTGATGATAATGAAGAGGAGGAGGTAGAAGAGGAAGAAATTGAGTATGAAGAAATTgaggaggaggtagaggaggaggtggaggaggacgaggatATTTCAGAGGAAGTagaggaggtagaggaggaggaaGACCCTGAAGAAAGAGAAGTTCTTGATGAAACTGATGCTAGTCATGACAGTGACAGTAAATCGGAAGGTGTTCCTCTTCCTCAGCAGGATGGTACCAAAGATGGGAGCGATAAAGAGAAGCATGCCGAACTTCTTGCTCTTCCTCCTCATGGATCTGAAGTATATTTTGGGGGCATCTCCAGCGATGCATCTTCTGACGATCTCAAGAAACTATGTGAGCTAGTTGGCGAAGTTGTGGAA GTTAGAATAATGCTGAGCAACAAGGATAGCAGGGGATATGCTTTTGTTACTTTCAGAACTAATGACCTGGCTTTGAAGGCCATCGAGAAATTGAACAAGGCAACTTTCAAG GGAAAGAAGCTAAGAGTTTCTTCCTCCCAGGCTAAGAACAAGCTATTTGTTGGAAATATACCTCACAGTTGGTCATTTGATGATTTTAAAAAAGCAGTGGAAGAAGTTGGTCCTGGAGTATTAAAAGTTGATCTGATTAAG GATCCACGTACAGATCGCAATCGGGGTTATGGTTTCGTTGAATACTATAATAATGCATGCGCTGAGTATTCAAGGCAGAAGATGACTGCACCAAATTTCAAATTAGATACAAATGCTCCTACTGTCAGCTGGGCAGATCCCAAGAATGGCGATTCTGCCTCTACAGGCTCTACTTCACAG GTCAAATCTGTATATGTCAAAAACCTGCCCAAGAATGTTACTCAAGGACAGCTGAAAAAGCTGTTTGAGCGCCATGGTGAAATCATAAAAATTGTTCTCCCCCCTTCAAAAGATGGTCATGATAATAGGTATGGTTTTGTTCACTTTAAAGACCGCCACATGGCCATGAAGGCTGTGAAGAGCACAGAGAAATATGAGCTTGACG GTCAGCTCCTGGACTGCTCACTCGCAAAACCTCCTGCTGATAAAAAAGACGATGCAGTATCATTGCCTACTGCCAAAGGAGGTCCGTTGCTCCATGCTCCACTTGGATATGGTATGCCGCGGCCAGATCCTTATGGTGCGCCTCCTGCTTATGGTGCCCCTCCTGCTTATGGTGCACCTCCTGCTTATGGTGGACAG CCTCTGCTCTATGCTCCAGGAGCTCCTCCAGGTGCAGCAATGGTTCCAATGCTTCTACCGGATGGCCGTCTTGTATATGTTGT GCAACAGCCTGGAGCGCAGCAACATTTCGCTTCCCCTCCGCCCCAGGTGCGGCAACATCAGCATTTCACATCTCCTCCGCCACAGGCACGGCAAATTGGACGTCATGGTGGCAGCggtggcggtggaggcagtggtggATCAAGTAGGTCCGGGTCGGGTACAAAGCGCCCGAGGGGAGAAGACAACAACAGCAGCAGTCGCAACCGACAACGCCGGTATTGA
- the LOC123086375 gene encoding 50S ribosomal protein L24 yields the protein MGWKAAEKLIRHWKILRGDNVMIIRGKDKGESGLIKRVIRSQNRVIVEGKNLVKKHIKQGEGQTGGIFSMEAPLHVSNVQVIDPVTGKPCKTTYKYLPDGTKVRVSRGMNASGAVIPRPEILKERKKPRPTSHGPKDTPIEHVLEKTYDAKAGIGMPDL from the exons ATGGGGTGGAAGGCCGCGGAGAAGCTCATCAGGCACTGGAAGATCCTCCGCGGCGACAAC GTGATGATCATAAGGGGCAAGGACAAGGGGGAGAGCGGGCTGATCAAGCGGGTCATCCGGTCGCAGAATCGCGTCATCGTCGAGGGCAAGAATCTG GTTAAGAAACATATTAAGCAAGGGGAAGGACAAACAGGTGGGATCTTCTCAATGGAAGCTCCACTTCATGTTTCAAATGTACAAGTAATTGATCCAGTCACCGG GAAACCATGCAAGACTACATACAAGTATTTGCCAGATGGGACTAAAGTAAGGGTCTCTAGAGGAATGAATGCGTCTGGTGCTGTCATACCTCGGCCAGAAATTTTGAAGGAGAGAAAAAAGCCAAGACCCACATCTC ATGGCCCAAAGGACACACCAATTGAGCATGTGCTGGAGAAGACCTATGATGCCAAAGCTGGAATTGGTATGCCTGATCTATGA